In one window of Tubulanus polymorphus chromosome 3, tnTubPoly1.2, whole genome shotgun sequence DNA:
- the LOC141902091 gene encoding uncharacterized protein LOC141902091 — protein sequence MSVRKNNCFWIWKYDSSSAFPPEANKQLKFAIDRAKEDCNYQFYKFRQSQNYLKSHVPDLFLWKSLSTIVQGSGKYHQHRKSVDLTNQLNKLIDSSPWTRFSNTENIVNLSSTTLSSTQCQLLGYGLNFSLPHQDKHVLDFVTQLEYRKSSPNSLDYNFIFMNLQAICDQLRNLFEYLPRRFRLALQELRKLKTIKISKADKGGKIVILDLDNYNVKMQSLLDNPGVYKKLKTNPLPRMQANFNRSLSDIIKRFPSAKETLNKFHSRLPSLPYIYGLPKIHKDNVPLRPIVSNCNSPTYWLSKFLAKQLSPVLGEEGAETNVFADRDVAAARERDYAAVPIRRRAGREILRL from the exons TTTCCACCCGAAGCTAACAAGCAACTCAAATTCGCTATAGATCGTGCTAAGGAAGACTGTAACTATCAGTTCTACAAATTCCGTCAAtctcaaaattatttgaagtCACACGTACCGGACCTATTCCTCTGGAAATCGCTCTCCACTATTGTTCAAGGCtctggaaaatatcatcagcacAGAAAGTCCGTGGATCTTACCAACCAACTGAATAAACTCATTGATTCCAGCCCTTGGACTAGATTTAGCAACACCGAAAACATAGTAAATTTGTCTTCAACCACGTTATCTTCTACTCAGTGTCAACTTCTCGGCTacggtttgaatttttctcttcCTCATCAAGATAAACATGTTTTAGACTTTGTCACCCAATTGGAATATCGCAAATCATCTCCGAACAGTTTGGACTATAactttatattcatgaatctACAGGCTATATGCGATCAACTCAGGAACCTTTTTGAATATCTACCTCGTCGATTTCGGCTCGCCCTCCAAGAACTACGGAAGTTAAAGactattaaaatatctaaggcTGATAAAGGTGGCAAGATTGTGATTTTAGATCtggataattataatgttaaaaTGCAATCTCTCTTGGATAATCCTGGTGTTTATAAGAAACTTAAAACGAATCCTCTTCCTCGTATGCAAGCTAATTTCAACAGAAGTCTTTCGGATATTATTAAACGTTTCCCCTCCGCTAAAGAAACTCTGAATAAGTTCCATTCACGTCTTCCCTCTTTACCATATATCTATGgattgcctaaaattcataaagataatGTTCCACTGCGCCCTATAGTCTCCAATTGTAATTCTCCTACATACTGGTTATCTAAATTTCTCGCGAAACAGTTATCGCCGGTGCTCG GTGAAGAAGGGGCGGAGACTAATGTTTTTGCCGACCGCGATGTTGCTGCTGCTCGAGAGCGAGACTACGCCGCCGTGCCGATCCGCCGCCGCGCTGGCCGAGAAATTTTACGACTCTAA